The Crocosphaera sp. UHCC 0190 genome has a window encoding:
- the sufC gene encoding Fe-S cluster assembly ATPase SufC, which yields MSNVILSVKNLTANVEGTPILKGVNLEIKAGEVHAIMGRNGSGKSTLSKVLAGHPDYEVTGGEVIYKGENILDKEPHERALEGIFLAFQYPLEIPGVSNLDFLRVAYNARQKHLGLEEIDTFDFEDLVEQKLEIVKMNPSFLERSLNEGFSGGEKKRNEILQMALLEPSLAILDEIDSGLDIDALRIVSNGVNQLATPDNALLVITHYQRLLDYIEPHYVHVMHAGQIVKTGDKQLALELEETGYDFIEEKLLAKA from the coding sequence ATGAGTAACGTTATCTTATCCGTTAAAAATTTGACTGCCAATGTGGAAGGAACGCCTATTTTGAAAGGGGTTAACCTGGAAATTAAAGCAGGTGAAGTCCATGCTATTATGGGCAGAAATGGCTCAGGAAAAAGCACTTTATCTAAAGTTTTAGCAGGACATCCTGACTATGAAGTAACGGGCGGTGAAGTGATTTATAAAGGAGAAAATATCTTAGATAAAGAACCCCACGAAAGAGCATTAGAGGGTATATTTCTAGCCTTTCAATATCCTTTAGAAATTCCTGGAGTGAGTAATTTAGATTTCCTCAGAGTTGCCTATAATGCGCGTCAGAAACATTTAGGATTAGAAGAAATTGACACCTTTGATTTTGAAGATTTAGTCGAACAAAAATTAGAAATTGTTAAAATGAATCCTAGCTTCTTAGAAAGAAGTTTAAATGAGGGTTTCTCTGGAGGTGAAAAAAAGCGCAATGAAATCCTACAAATGGCATTATTAGAACCTAGTTTAGCGATTTTAGATGAGATTGATTCGGGGTTAGATATTGATGCCTTAAGGATTGTTTCAAACGGCGTTAATCAGTTAGCAACTCCTGATAATGCTTTGTTAGTTATTACCCATTATCAACGCTTACTTGATTACATTGAACCTCATTATGTTCATGTGATGCACGCGGGACAAATTGTTAAAACAGGGGATAAACAATTAGCCCTAGAATTAGAAGAAACGGGTTATGATTTTATTGAGGAGAAATTACTCGCCAAAGCTTAA
- a CDS encoding thiol-disulfide oxidoreductase DCC family protein, giving the protein MVYHIIYDGNCNLCATFTQVLAKFDQGNLFDYIPMQDQETLKQFKITAQDCEMGMILIDGNNPNNRWQGSNAAEEIVNLLPLGQAFILAYRSLPGMKWLGDKTYEQVRDNRYNWFGKREKTYDAPYPFGCHETDKL; this is encoded by the coding sequence ATGGTTTATCACATTATTTATGACGGCAATTGTAATCTTTGTGCAACGTTTACCCAGGTTTTAGCTAAGTTTGATCAAGGGAATTTATTTGATTATATTCCGATGCAAGATCAAGAAACTTTAAAACAATTTAAGATTACTGCCCAAGATTGTGAAATGGGGATGATTTTAATTGATGGAAATAACCCTAATAACCGTTGGCAAGGAAGCAACGCGGCAGAGGAAATTGTTAATTTATTGCCATTAGGACAAGCCTTTATTCTAGCTTATCGCAGTTTACCAGGAATGAAATGGTTGGGGGATAAAACCTACGAACAGGTACGAGATAATCGTTATAATTGGTTTGGTAAACGAGAGAAAACTTATGATGCTCCTTATCCTTTTGGTTGTCATGAAACTGACAAACTATAG
- the cruG gene encoding 2'-O-glycosyltransferase CruG → MLNDTVLGVISLSLLLFQGTATLILLSRLLKGAIRRPPLKPQVPDPDLLGKVTVVVPTLNEAERISPCLQGLSQQSYEVREILIVDSHSQDGTQELVKTAALRDPRFRLMTDDPLPLGWVGRPWALHTGFLHSSPRSEWVLGIDADTQPQRGLVASLLRAAEEEGYDIVSLSPQFILKDAGEWWLQPALLMTLLYRFDSAGVRKQTPERVMANGQCFLSRRAVLQQLDGYACAAGSFCDDVTLAREAAKRGFKVGFLDGANLIRVRMYEGITETWQEWGRSLDLKDASSRSQLGGDLALLLLTQGLPLLLLIFLVICWFVGYHFLSLQLAIALNLGLLMIRWALLAAVTPSYYQNQSSFPKSLLFWLSPFADPLAVFRIFLSAFQKPKQWRGREY, encoded by the coding sequence TTGTTGAATGATACTGTTTTAGGGGTTATTTCCCTGTCTCTGTTGCTATTTCAAGGAACGGCAACCCTAATTTTACTGTCTCGTCTCCTTAAAGGGGCAATTCGTCGCCCTCCCCTAAAACCCCAAGTTCCTGATCCTGATCTGTTGGGTAAGGTAACGGTGGTGGTTCCGACGCTTAATGAAGCAGAAAGGATCAGTCCTTGTTTGCAGGGGTTGAGTCAACAGAGTTACGAAGTCAGGGAAATTCTCATCGTTGATAGTCATTCTCAAGATGGAACCCAAGAACTGGTAAAAACAGCGGCCTTGCGTGATCCTCGTTTTCGCTTGATGACGGATGATCCTTTACCCTTGGGATGGGTTGGTCGTCCTTGGGCCTTACATACAGGATTTTTACATAGTTCTCCTCGCAGTGAATGGGTATTAGGCATTGATGCTGATACCCAACCCCAACGGGGGTTAGTAGCGAGTTTGCTTCGCGCTGCGGAAGAGGAGGGCTATGATATTGTCTCTCTTTCCCCTCAGTTTATCCTCAAAGATGCCGGGGAATGGTGGTTACAACCTGCTTTATTGATGACTTTATTGTATCGGTTTGATTCGGCAGGGGTACGGAAACAAACACCGGAAAGAGTCATGGCCAATGGTCAATGTTTTTTGTCCCGTCGTGCTGTTTTGCAACAATTGGACGGTTATGCTTGTGCTGCAGGTTCTTTTTGTGATGATGTTACTTTAGCCCGTGAAGCCGCTAAACGGGGCTTTAAGGTGGGTTTTTTGGATGGTGCGAACCTCATTCGGGTGAGGATGTATGAAGGGATAACAGAAACTTGGCAAGAATGGGGGCGATCGCTGGATCTAAAAGATGCTTCTTCTCGTTCTCAACTTGGGGGAGATTTGGCCTTATTATTATTGACCCAAGGATTACCTTTATTATTGTTAATTTTCTTAGTAATTTGTTGGTTCGTTGGCTATCATTTCCTGAGTTTACAATTAGCGATCGCTCTTAATCTTGGCTTATTAATGATTCGTTGGGCTTTATTGGCTGCTGTTACCCCTTCTTATTATCAAAATCAATCTTCTTTTCCTAAATCCTTATTATTTTGGTTATCTCCTTTTGCTGATCCATTGGCGGTTTTCAGAATCTTTTTATCTGCCTTTCAAAAACCAAAACAATGGCGAGGGAGGGAGTATTAA
- the cruF gene encoding gamma-carotene 1'-hydroxylase CruF gives MSTLIRVERTLVIGHILSMAFGLAGLLLVLPNPDFIASLPPIGKTAFAWSMAGGGVMYMLLGMAAVTVYAYRTLGVWHWLGFMLPALAISLSSELLGTSTGFPFGHYRYLTGLGYKIAGLVPFTIPLSWFYLGFSAYLIARAGLNNKLTSNWLKTLAAIVLGSIFLTAWDFVLDPAMSQTTMPFWVWEQPGAFFGMPYQNFAGWFGTGATFMTVATLIWQLKPLTFPQHQLGLPLAIYVSNFAFATIMSLAAGIYIPVLLGLIVGLFPILLLYRLANSQTKAINSENVVNVSINPVGLLSK, from the coding sequence ATGAGTACCCTAATTCGTGTGGAACGCACCCTTGTAATTGGTCATATCCTATCCATGGCCTTTGGTTTGGCGGGATTATTATTGGTGTTACCCAATCCTGATTTTATTGCTAGTTTGCCTCCCATTGGTAAAACCGCCTTCGCTTGGTCAATGGCCGGGGGCGGTGTCATGTATATGTTGTTAGGAATGGCAGCAGTAACGGTTTATGCTTATCGTACCCTAGGGGTTTGGCACTGGTTAGGATTTATGTTACCTGCCTTGGCCATTTCCCTAAGCAGCGAATTATTGGGAACCAGTACCGGGTTTCCCTTTGGTCACTATCGCTATTTAACAGGACTCGGTTATAAAATTGCGGGATTAGTACCTTTTACCATTCCTTTGTCTTGGTTTTATTTAGGCTTTAGTGCCTATTTAATCGCCCGTGCGGGCTTAAATAACAAATTAACCTCAAATTGGTTAAAAACTCTCGCTGCGATTGTTTTAGGTTCCATTTTCTTAACGGCTTGGGATTTTGTTTTAGATCCCGCCATGAGTCAAACCACCATGCCTTTTTGGGTTTGGGAACAACCAGGGGCCTTTTTCGGGATGCCCTATCAAAATTTTGCGGGATGGTTTGGGACTGGGGCAACCTTTATGACGGTTGCTACCTTAATTTGGCAGTTAAAACCTTTAACCTTTCCCCAACATCAATTAGGCTTACCCTTGGCCATTTATGTGAGTAATTTTGCCTTTGCGACTATCATGAGTTTGGCCGCCGGAATTTATATTCCGGTCTTGTTAGGGTTAATTGTGGGACTGTTCCCCATACTCCTGTTATATCGTCTAGCCAATAGCCAAACCAAAGCTATAAACTCTGAAAATGTGGTAAATGTGTCTATAAATCCGGTTGGCCTGTTATCTAAGTGA
- a CDS encoding GNAT family N-acetyltransferase, with protein MTASFDNHPKPLIRPVQYRDLDWLEALTTESTDGQQHSVSVAFQEQLQQARRWFGLLKFLSWFPNLFQDHFRVYVAELPTLSPEKNLRGFIQIAPFNTGRSTWRVERVMVADGEGQPELLTHPKGIGSQLLRHCLETIWEARTWVLEVNINDKNTLALYRQGGFQPLAQLTYWFLEPELLQKLAQHNLDLPNLLPVSNADAHLLYQLDCVSMPPLLRQVFDRNPQDFRTRFLMGLCAKWQQWFYQKEVAQGYVFEPQRKAAIGYFKLTLSKDGSQAHQAQLTVHPAYTWLYPQLLAQMARIVEKFPNPSLELVSADYQHEREEYLEKLGAKPIEHNLLMSRSVWHKLKEAKPEGLHLSEMLQGLQAVPRTPIPSRFSWQKTPLKLSEQTTKPIQNKENNSTLESSEITEKD; from the coding sequence ATGACAGCATCTTTTGATAATCATCCTAAGCCCCTGATTCGACCCGTGCAATATCGGGATCTCGATTGGTTAGAAGCTCTCACCACAGAGTCCACCGATGGCCAACAGCACTCGGTTTCTGTGGCATTTCAAGAACAATTACAACAGGCTAGACGCTGGTTTGGACTGTTGAAGTTTCTCAGTTGGTTTCCGAATCTCTTTCAAGATCATTTTCGGGTTTATGTGGCCGAATTACCAACCCTTTCCCCAGAAAAGAATTTAAGGGGGTTTATCCAGATTGCTCCGTTTAATACGGGCCGTAGCACTTGGCGCGTCGAAAGGGTTATGGTAGCTGATGGAGAAGGACAACCAGAATTATTGACCCATCCGAAAGGCATCGGTTCCCAATTATTGCGTCACTGTTTGGAAACGATTTGGGAAGCAAGAACCTGGGTTTTAGAAGTTAATATTAATGACAAGAATACCTTAGCCTTATACCGTCAAGGTGGGTTTCAACCTCTAGCCCAATTAACTTATTGGTTTTTAGAACCAGAATTATTACAAAAACTGGCTCAGCATAATTTAGATTTACCTAATTTATTACCTGTTAGTAATGCGGATGCTCATCTATTGTATCAGTTAGATTGTGTGTCTATGCCCCCATTATTGCGTCAAGTTTTTGATCGCAATCCCCAAGATTTTAGAACTCGTTTTTTAATGGGGTTGTGTGCAAAATGGCAACAGTGGTTTTATCAAAAAGAAGTGGCTCAAGGCTATGTTTTTGAACCCCAACGTAAAGCGGCGATTGGCTATTTTAAGTTAACTTTATCGAAAGATGGTTCTCAAGCCCATCAAGCTCAATTAACTGTTCATCCAGCTTATACTTGGCTTTATCCTCAGTTACTGGCTCAGATGGCCAGAATTGTGGAAAAATTTCCCAATCCAAGCTTAGAATTAGTGTCAGCCGATTATCAACATGAACGGGAAGAATATCTCGAAAAATTAGGTGCAAAACCCATAGAACATAATTTGTTAATGTCTCGTTCCGTTTGGCATAAATTAAAAGAAGCAAAACCCGAAGGACTCCATCTATCAGAGATGTTACAGGGTTTACAAGCAGTTCCTCGTACACCCATTCCCAGTCGTTTTTCTTGGCAAAAAACACCCTTAAAACTCTCAGAACAAACAACTAAACCTATTCAGAATAAAGAGAACAATTCAACCCTAGAATCTTCAGAAATTACTGAGAAAGATTAG
- a CDS encoding DUF262 domain-containing protein, with protein MKASETSIRNLLEGTKQFQVPLFQRPYSWNKDYWDALWNDLMSIYEGEIEGFYFLGPIVTQAVSGTADGISPFLIIDGQQRLTTLSILLATLRDKLRQDNNSLAEELHESYLINKFKTNEDFFKILLTQTDRESYRYIINNKQQDNKSNGKINDAYQHFTKKLERQSRSFCEKLKSIILEKLIIVNITSDENDNPYLIFESLNNKGQELTQADLVRNYIFMKLPIDNREEQYNKLWLPLENTFKTQVGDKYSEELTNAFWFYLRKDGKSVQQKNVYQSLKKRFDDPQNNLTKELQLIVRFSKYYQRFNFPEQEESNSKFRKYFNNLLRLDFKTSHIFLLNIYNDYENEKISEQDFEKILIYLESYFVRRLFSGVSTQILGGIINNLYLEIQKTKFSSIVDGLYKTLNNFDNKKRWPTDEEFKKNLLTQTIYKGAKNDRTKFLLERLEQDQGQETVDLSTLTIEHIMPQTLNDEWKQQLGANYSSNHSKCIHTLGNLTLTADNARLYNNSYSRKLELLKRSNLYLNHYFREIEHWNFETIEDRANKLADIAIKVWPRQQC; from the coding sequence ATGAAAGCATCAGAAACCAGTATTCGTAATTTACTAGAAGGCACAAAGCAGTTTCAAGTTCCTCTTTTTCAAAGACCTTACTCTTGGAATAAAGACTACTGGGACGCTCTTTGGAATGATTTGATGAGTATTTATGAAGGAGAAATTGAAGGATTCTACTTTTTAGGCCCAATCGTAACACAAGCAGTCTCTGGCACGGCTGATGGAATTTCACCTTTTTTAATTATTGATGGACAACAGCGTTTAACAACTTTAAGTATTCTATTAGCAACTTTACGAGATAAATTACGCCAAGATAATAATAGTCTTGCAGAAGAACTGCATGAATCTTATTTAATTAATAAATTCAAAACGAATGAAGATTTTTTTAAAATTCTCCTAACTCAAACAGATCGAGAATCCTATCGATATATTATTAATAACAAGCAACAAGACAATAAAAGCAATGGAAAAATAAATGATGCTTACCAACATTTTACAAAAAAACTTGAAAGACAAAGCCGCAGTTTTTGTGAAAAATTAAAAAGTATAATTCTTGAAAAACTCATCATTGTTAATATTACATCTGATGAGAATGATAACCCTTATTTAATCTTTGAAAGTTTGAATAATAAAGGACAGGAACTAACTCAAGCTGATTTGGTTCGCAACTATATCTTTATGAAGCTTCCTATTGATAATCGAGAAGAACAATATAATAAACTATGGCTGCCTCTTGAAAATACATTTAAAACACAAGTTGGTGATAAATATTCTGAAGAATTAACCAATGCTTTTTGGTTCTACTTACGCAAAGATGGTAAATCTGTTCAGCAAAAAAATGTTTACCAATCTCTAAAAAAAAGATTTGATGATCCTCAAAATAATTTAACAAAAGAACTTCAATTAATAGTTAGGTTTTCTAAATATTATCAGCGTTTTAACTTTCCTGAACAAGAAGAATCAAATAGTAAATTTAGAAAATATTTTAATAATCTATTAAGACTTGATTTTAAAACATCACATATTTTTTTGCTAAATATATATAATGATTATGAAAATGAAAAAATTTCAGAGCAAGATTTTGAAAAAATATTGATTTATTTAGAGTCTTATTTTGTGCGTCGTCTATTTTCGGGCGTATCAACACAAATTTTAGGAGGAATTATTAATAATCTCTATCTTGAAATCCAGAAAACAAAATTTAGTAGTATTGTCGATGGATTATATAAAACGCTTAACAATTTTGATAATAAGAAAAGATGGCCAACTGATGAAGAATTCAAAAAAAACCTGTTAACTCAAACTATTTATAAAGGTGCTAAAAATGATCGAACCAAGTTTCTTCTAGAAAGATTGGAACAAGATCAAGGTCAAGAAACTGTCGATTTGTCAACTTTGACGATTGAACATATTATGCCTCAAACCCTTAATGACGAATGGAAACAACAATTAGGAGCCAACTATTCATCAAATCATAGCAAATGTATTCATACCTTGGGCAATCTAACCTTAACTGCGGATAATGCTAGATTGTATAATAATTCATATTCTAGAAAATTGGAACTTTTGAAGAGAAGTAATCTTTATCTCAATCATTATTTTAGAGAGATTGAGCATTGGAATTTTGAAACAATTGAAGATAGAGCAAATAAGTTAGCTGATATTGCTATTAAAGTTTGGCCCCGTCAACAATGTTAA